The genomic segment GCCCCAGGGCGAGGTCGTCATCAGCGGGGTGGACACCGGCCCCGCCGAGGCCGAGCGCGGGAACCTCACCCCCACCGAGGACCACGCCCGCTTCCAGCCCCCGGAAGAACGCGAGCCGGAGGACGAGGACGGCTGATACGGCTGCGGCCTGCTGCCGCTTCCCCACCGGCCAGGCGACGGGCTGAACCGGGTCCAAGCGTGACGGAACGCCCCACGTCCCTGTAAGCTGGACGGGTGCTCTCCCTTCAGAAAGCGGCCAGCATCCTGGGAGCCTTCAGCGCCGAGCAGCCCGAGTGGGGGGTGCGGGCGCTCGCGGCGCACCTCGGCGTGCCGCGGGCCACGGCGCACGCTTACCTCGCCGGGCTGACCGGGGCCGGGTTCCTGCGCCGCACCCCGGCGGGGCGCTACCGTCTCTCCTGGCATATCGCGGAGATGGGGGCGCACCTGACCTCGGCGCTGCCGTGGTTTCCAGATGCCCGGGCGCTGATCACCCGGCTCGCCCTGGAGGTCCGCTCGGTGGCCTTCTTATGCATTCTGGAGGGCGACGAGGTCGTGTGCGCCATCCGCGAGCGCCACCCCGACGCCGACATCGACCTGCCGCTCGACATCTACCTCCCGGCGACCGCCACCGCGAGCGGCAAGATTCTGTATGCCTACGGCGACGTGCAGCCGCGTGAGTTCGCCACCTGCACCGTGAGCAGCATCACCACCCCCGACGAGTGGCGCACCGAACTCGGCCGGGTGCGGCGACGGGGCTACGCCTACTCCATCGAGGAATGGATTCCGGGGCAATGCACCCTGGGCGTGCCCTACCACCACGGCGGGCAGGTCGTCGCCGCCATCGGCGTGCAGATGAGCGCCCAGCGTTACCTGCGCGAGGAGCGGGCCATCCGCGAGCGCGTGCTGGGCATCGTGCGTGAGGCCGAGGGCCTGAACTAACCGTCCCCTCCGCGCATCGCCATCAGCTCCAGTTCCCAGCCAAGTTGCTCCAGCACGGCCGGACTCACGCCGGGCAGCATTCCCGCGAGGGCGGCGGCTTCCTCCAGCGTCTCGGCCCACAGGTCGGGACCGGCGGGAAGGACGCGCACCCGCACCTGCCCGTCCGTCATGAGGTCCACCCGTAGGCCGCGCCCGGCTTGATCGTCCGGGATGTGGAGAAGGGGCCGCCGAACCTCGCTCGTCATGGGCGAAGACTAGCCCAGTCCGCCCGCTCCAGCGCGTACCACACCGTCGGAACCTGCTCGCCCCGGTACTCGTCCGGCCCGCCCTCTCCCACCTCGCGGAAGCCCAGCCGCCGCATCAGCGCGTGCGAGGGCAGGTTGGGGCGGTGGACCTCGGCGGTCACGGTCTGCAAGCCGAGGTCACCGAAGGCGTGCGCGAGCAGGAGCTGACCCGCTCGCGTCCCTACACCTTGACCCCACAGTTCCCGCTCCCCGATGGCAATGCCGAACTCACCCGACGTGTCGCTCAGGTCCGCGAGGTCTACATAGCCGACGAGCCGTCCGCCGTACTCCACGCCCCAGCGCCGGAAGTCCGGTCCCGTTCCCGCGATGATGCCCTGCCAGTGCCGCCGCACCACCCGCCCGGCCAGCCCCACCGTCCAACCCGCCGCCCGGCAGAACTCGGCGTCGGCGGCCCAGCGCACGGCGGCTTCCTCGTCACCGGGGCGCAGAGAGCGCAGGGTGACCGTCATTTCTTGTCTCCGAAGCTCCAGATTTCGAGGTCGTCCACCGACTCGCTAACCTTCTTCAGGCTGGCGAGGTCCTCACGGCTGGCCTGCTGGGGCTGCGCGGCCCCCGCCCCGGTCGGACGCCCCACCGCCCCCGCCATCACCTCGGCGGGAACGGCGGCAAGCATGGAGGCGAGTTGCTTGGGCGTGGCGTCGAGCAGCGCGTCGGAGAGCACCTCGTCGGGCACATCGGCGGAGATGCGGGCGCGGGCGGCGGCGACGGCGGCGGGGTCCACCTCGGGGCGCTCGGCCACCTCCTCGTCGAGGCCCGCCGTGCCGGGAGGCCGGGGCGCCGCCGAGGAGCGGGAGCGCCGGGCCAGCAGCAGGGCGGCCACGGCGACGGCCACGAGCAGGAGCAGCAGAAACGTCATGCCCCTACCCTAGCGGGCAGGCCCCGGTCCGCGCTTCCCCTGACCGGAGGGGAACGGCGCGGCACCGGGGCCACCGAAGCTTCATGGTGTGGGGGGCCAGGCCCCTTTACCGGGAGAGCCTTACGCCTCCGAGTACGTCTTCTCGATGGGCAGGCCCACCGCGTTGCCCCACTCGGTCCACGAGCCGTCGTAGTTGCGGACCTTCGGGTAGCCCAGCAGCTCGCGCAGCACGAACCACGAGTGGCTGGAGCGTTCGGCGATGCGGCAGTAGGCGATCACGTCCTTGTCGGGGGTCACGCCCTCGCCCTCGTACAGGGCCTTGAGTTCCTCGGCGCTCTTGAAGGTGCCGTCCTCGTTCGTGGCGCGTGCCCAGGGGATGTTCGCCGCGCCGGGAATGTGGCCGCCGCGCAGCACCCCTTCCTGCGGGTAGTTGGGCATGTGGGTGACCTTGCCCGAGAACTCGTCGGGGCTGCGGACATCCACCATCGCGCCGTGGCCCGCACGGACGGCCTCGATGTGCGCCTTGACCTCGTCGCGGTAGGCCCGCAGGCTCTCGTCGCGGCGCAGGGCGGGGTACTCGGTCGCCTCGAAGGAGGGCGCGTCGGTGGTCAGTTCGCGGCCTTCCGCGACCCACTTCTGGCGCCCGCCGTTCATCAGCTTGAGGTTCTGGACGCCGTTGTAGCTCAGGAACCAGTAGGCGTAGGCCGCCCACCAGTTGCTCTTGTCGCCGTACAGGACGATCTGGTCATCCGGCTTGATCCCGAGCCGACCCAGCAACGCCGACAGCTCCTCGGCGCTGATGAATTCGCGCTCCTGGGGATGCCAGAAGTCGCCCTGCCAGTCGATCTTCACGGCGCCGGGGATGTGCCCGGTCTCGTACAGCAGGATGTCCTCGTCCACTTCCACGAGGCGAATCCCTTCGCGGTTCAGGTTCTCGGCGACCCACTCGGTGCTCACCAGCACGTCTTTCGCGTAGTCCATAGCTGACCTCCAGGGGTGAGTGTAAGCGACCCAGGCCATAGTTGACCAAAAGGGTCAACTGGGTGACCTTCACCATACCGCGCCGGACCGGGGGGGTACAGTGGCCGCATGACCGACGCGGCCCCCCTCCCCGAAAAGCTCCAGAGAATCGTGAGCCTGTTCAAGTCCGCGCCCAAGCCGCTGCGCCTTCAGGCCCTGCTGGAGTACAGCAAGAAGCTCCCGCCCCTGCCCGAGAAGTACGTCGAGCACCCCGAATTCCTTCAGCCGGTGCCCGAGTGCGCCAGTCCCTTTTTCCTGGTAACGGAGAAAACCGAGGACGGCGGCGTGAACATGTACTTCAAGGTGCCGGAAGAAGCGCCCACCGTGCGCGGCTACGCGGGCATCCTGCATGA from the Deinococcus sp. NW-56 genome contains:
- a CDS encoding IclR family transcriptional regulator, whose amino-acid sequence is MLSLQKAASILGAFSAEQPEWGVRALAAHLGVPRATAHAYLAGLTGAGFLRRTPAGRYRLSWHIAEMGAHLTSALPWFPDARALITRLALEVRSVAFLCILEGDEVVCAIRERHPDADIDLPLDIYLPATATASGKILYAYGDVQPREFATCTVSSITTPDEWRTELGRVRRRGYAYSIEEWIPGQCTLGVPYHHGGQVVAAIGVQMSAQRYLREERAIRERVLGIVREAEGLN
- a CDS encoding GNAT family N-acetyltransferase yields the protein MTVTLRSLRPGDEEAAVRWAADAEFCRAAGWTVGLAGRVVRRHWQGIIAGTGPDFRRWGVEYGGRLVGYVDLADLSDTSGEFGIAIGERELWGQGVGTRAGQLLLAHAFGDLGLQTVTAEVHRPNLPSHALMRRLGFREVGEGGPDEYRGEQVPTVWYALERADWASLRP
- a CDS encoding sulfurtransferase — translated: MDYAKDVLVSTEWVAENLNREGIRLVEVDEDILLYETGHIPGAVKIDWQGDFWHPQEREFISAEELSALLGRLGIKPDDQIVLYGDKSNWWAAYAYWFLSYNGVQNLKLMNGGRQKWVAEGRELTTDAPSFEATEYPALRRDESLRAYRDEVKAHIEAVRAGHGAMVDVRSPDEFSGKVTHMPNYPQEGVLRGGHIPGAANIPWARATNEDGTFKSAEELKALYEGEGVTPDKDVIAYCRIAERSSHSWFVLRELLGYPKVRNYDGSWTEWGNAVGLPIEKTYSEA
- a CDS encoding SufE family protein, whose amino-acid sequence is MTDAAPLPEKLQRIVSLFKSAPKPLRLQALLEYSKKLPPLPEKYVEHPEFLQPVPECASPFFLVTEKTEDGGVNMYFKVPEEAPTVRGYAGILHEALQGEKPETILNIPDQFYMDMGLTELITPMRLRGMGAILMRLKNEVREGA